Proteins from one Cervus canadensis isolate Bull #8, Minnesota chromosome 25, ASM1932006v1, whole genome shotgun sequence genomic window:
- the KRT3 gene encoding keratin, type II cytoskeletal 3 gives MNRQVRKTSGGGSQGFSGRSAVVSGSSRMSCVARSGGAGGGAYGFRSGAGSFGSRSLYNLGGNKSISISMAGGSRAGGFGGGRSSCVSGFGSGYGGGYGGGFGGGRGMGGGFGGAGGFGGAGGFGGAGGFGGAGGFGGAGGFGGAGGFGGAGGFGGPGGFGGPGGFGGPGGFGPGGFPGGIQEVTVNQSLLQPLNVEIDPQIGQVKTQEREQIKTLNNKFASFIDKVRFLEQQNKVLETKWSLLQQQGTHPITGTNNLEPLFENYINSLRSYLDSILGERGRLDSELRNMQDLVEDFKKKYEDEINKRTAAENEFVTLKKDVDAAYMNKVELQAKVDALTDEINFLTTLYDMELSQMQSHVSDTSVVLSMDNNRSLDLDSIIAEVKAQYEEIAQRSKAEAEALYQTKLGELQTTAGRHGDDLKSTKSEISELNRMIQRLRAEIENVKKQNAKLQTAIAEAEQRGELALKDANAKLQELQAALQQAKDDLARLLRDYQELMNVKLALDVEIATYRKLLEGEECRMSGECQSAVSISVVSSSSTTSGSAGGFGGGYGGGVGVGGGAGSGFGRAGGSGFGGGSGSGFGGGSGFGGGSGFGGGSGFSGSSGYGGGSSSGFGSGSGGRSGVSGGGFSSGSSRGGSVRFSQSSQRTSR, from the exons ATGAACAGACAAGTCCGCAAGACATCTGGCGGTGGGAGCCAGGGCTTCTCAGGCCGCTCTGCCGTGGTCTCTGGCAGTAGCAGGATGAGCTGTGTGGCCCGCTCTGGGGGAGCCGGCGGAGGGGCCTACGGGTTCCGGAGTGGAGCAGGCAGCTTTGGCAGTCGCAGCCTCTACAACCTGGGTGGCAATAAGAGTATCTCCATCAGCATGGCTGGCGGCTCCCGGGCTGGTGGCTTTGGAGGGGGGCGCAGCAGCTGTGTCAGTGGCTTTGGGAGTGGCTACGGAGGTGGTTATGGAGGTGGCTTTGGTGGTGGCAGAGGAATGGGAGGTGGTTTTGGAGGAGCTGGTGGCTTTGGtggggctggtgggtttggaggAGCTGGTGGCTTTGGtggggctggtgggtttggaggAGCTGGTGGCTTTGGtggggctggtgggtttggaggAGCTGGTGGTTTTGGTGGACCTGGTGGCTTTGGAGGACCCGGTGGTTTTGGAGGACCTGGTGGCTTTGgccctggtggcttccctgggggaATCCAGGAAGTGACTGTCAACCAGAGCCTCCTGCAGCCCCTCAATGTGGAGATTGACCCCCAGATCGGGCAAGTAAAGACCCAAGAGCGGGAGCAGATCAAGACTCTCAACAACAAGTTTGCCTCTTTCATCGACAAG GTACGGTTCCTGGAGCAACAGAACAAGGTCCTGGAGACCAAGTGGAGCCTGCTCCAGCAGCAGGGCACACATCCCATCACAGGCACCAACAACCTCGAGCCCCTTTTTGAGAACTACATCAACTCTCTGCGGAGCTACCTGGACAGCATTCTGGGGGAGAGAGGCCGCCTGGACTCAGAGCTGAGGAACATGCAGGACCTAGTGGAAGACTTTAAGAAGAA ATATGAGGATGAGATCAACAAGCGCACAGCTGCTGAGAATGAATTTGTGACCCTGAAGAAG GACGTGGATGCTGCCTATATGAACAAGGTGGAGCTTCAGGCCAAAGTGGATGCCTTAACAGATGAGATCAATTTCTTGACGACCCTCTATGATATG gagctGTCCCAGATGCAGAGCCATGTCAGTGACACATCGGTGGTCCTGTCCATGGACAACAACCGCAGCCTGGACCTGGACAGTATCATCGCTGAGGTCAAGGCCCAGTATGAGGAGATCGCCCAGAGGAGCAAGGCCGAGGCCGAGGCCCTGTACCAGACCAAG TTGGGTGAACTGCAGACCACGGCTGGCAGGCATGGGGATGACCTGAAGAGCACCAAGAGTGAGATCTCGGAGCTCAACCGGATGATCCAGAGGCTGCGGGCTGAGATAGAGAATGTCAAGAAGCAG AACGCTAAACTGCAGACAGCCATTGCTGAAGCTGAGCAGCGTGGGGAACTGGCCCTCAAGGATGCTAATGCCAAGCTCCAAGAGCTACAGGCCGCCCTTCAGCAGGCCAAGGATGACCTGGCCCGGCTGCTGCGTGACTACCAGGAGCTGATGAATGTCAAGCTGGCCCTGGACGTGGAGATCGCCACCTACCGCAAGCTGCTGGAGGGCGAGGAGTGCAG GATGTCTGGAGAGTGCCAGAGTGCTGTTAGCATCT CCGtggtcagcagcagcagcaccacctcCGGCTCGGCGGGTGGTTTCGGAGGCGGATACGGCGGTGGCGTTGGCGTGGGAGGCGGCGCAGGCAGCGGCTTCGGCCGGGCCGGCGGTAGCGGCTtcggcggcggcagcggcagcggcTTCGGCGGCGGCAGCGGCTTCGGCGGAGGCAGCGGCTTCGGCGGAGGTAGCGGATTCAGTGGCAGCAGCGGAtacggcggcggcagcagcagcggaTTCGGCTCTGGCTCCGGGGGTCGCTCTGGGGTCAGCGGTGGAGGCTTCAGCTCAGGCAGCAGCCGGGGCGGCAGCGTCAGGTTCTCCCAGTCCTCCCAGCGCACCTCCAGATAA